Proteins from a single region of Anaerolineae bacterium:
- a CDS encoding glycosyltransferase produces MEFSVRWHERQELRWRVCMLSVHTCPLAMLGGKETGGMNVYVRDLSRALGERGIAVDVFTRSQNPCVVRVSHELGPRCQVIHVPAGPEQPYDKNKVYDHLPQFIAGVKAYAAFKGHRYDLIHSHYWLSGAVAQVLAHEWQVPVIHMFHTLGELKNLVAQRPEERESEVRLRVEHEIAATADRLVAASPLEKQQLIELYGADPDRIAVVPCGVDLRRFHPIPQEVARAKLGLPREQRLVLFVGRIEPLKGIDTLIRAMPRVVEKLPRGQHDVSVAIIGGDASDDPARLTAEMARLRALRNELGLEDLVTFLGARSQEMLPLYYSAADVVVMPSHYESFGMVALEAMACGTPVIASRVGGLKYTVLHEVTGLHVPVRDPNALAEELVRLLTDRALRERLGSQAARLVQRYSWDVVVQEICRIYEELVPQSAQIPSESSCGYY; encoded by the coding sequence ATGGAATTCAGCGTGCGATGGCATGAAAGGCAGGAGCTGCGTTGGCGCGTGTGTATGCTTAGTGTCCATACTTGCCCACTGGCTATGCTAGGGGGCAAGGAGACAGGGGGGATGAACGTCTACGTGCGCGATCTGTCGCGCGCGTTGGGCGAGCGGGGCATCGCAGTGGATGTATTCACACGTTCCCAGAACCCTTGTGTTGTACGGGTAAGTCACGAATTGGGGCCGCGTTGCCAGGTGATTCATGTGCCGGCCGGCCCTGAGCAGCCATATGACAAGAACAAAGTCTATGATCACCTGCCGCAGTTTATCGCCGGCGTGAAGGCCTACGCTGCGTTCAAAGGGCATCGCTATGACCTGATCCATAGCCACTATTGGCTTTCTGGTGCTGTCGCACAGGTCCTCGCCCATGAGTGGCAAGTCCCAGTCATCCACATGTTTCATACTTTAGGTGAGCTTAAGAATCTGGTGGCACAACGGCCAGAGGAGCGCGAGAGTGAAGTGCGTCTGCGTGTGGAGCATGAGATTGCCGCCACAGCGGATCGGCTGGTGGCGGCGAGCCCTTTGGAGAAGCAACAGCTAATCGAGCTATACGGTGCCGATCCCGATCGTATCGCTGTAGTACCATGTGGGGTAGATCTGCGCCGATTCCATCCGATCCCTCAAGAGGTAGCTCGAGCGAAGCTGGGACTGCCACGGGAGCAACGGCTTGTTCTATTTGTGGGGCGGATCGAGCCCCTGAAGGGGATTGACACCTTGATCCGAGCGATGCCGCGTGTGGTGGAGAAGCTACCACGGGGTCAACATGATGTAAGCGTTGCCATTATCGGTGGCGACGCAAGCGACGATCCAGCCCGTCTCACTGCGGAGATGGCCCGGTTGCGCGCCCTGCGCAACGAACTGGGCCTAGAGGACCTTGTGACTTTTCTAGGTGCTCGCTCTCAAGAGATGTTGCCATTGTATTACTCGGCGGCTGACGTAGTGGTGATGCCATCCCACTACGAGTCATTTGGAATGGTAGCGTTAGAGGCAATGGCCTGTGGCACGCCGGTGATTGCCTCTCGCGTAGGGGGGCTCAAGTACACGGTACTGCACGAGGTCACTGGTCTTCATGTGCCGGTGCGGGATCCGAATGCGCTGGCCGAAGAGCTGGTGCGCCTGTTAACCGATCGTGCTCTGCGTGAACGGTTGGGAAGTCAGGCTGCTCGTCTTGTCCAGCGGTATAGCTGGGACGTGGTGGTTCAGGAGATCTGCCGGATATATGAAGAACTGGTACCTCAGTCGGCACAGATCCCAAGCGAGTCCTCATGTGGATATTATTAG
- a CDS encoding beta-galactosidase — MFRFGVDYYPEQWPRERWPIDAKLMQDAGINTVRLAEFAWAYLEPRPDHFDFGWLDEVLEILYRHGIQAVLGTPTASPPPWVMAMYPDAYRVLESGQRQTYGNRREYCPTHPGYRERGRIITQAMAEHYADHPAVIGWQIDNEFGDRCYCPICRVSFQSWLQRKYGSLDALNAAWGTIFWSHVYTEWSQIPVPLTTGGVPNPGLALDYARFMSDAYVRFQQEQVDILRRTCPTHFITHNFMGFGYDRLNYFDLARALDFVSWDNYPRMQWNMAMKVDPAPLALSHDTMRGLKGKNFWMMEEESGSGGWQLVAMTPRPGEIRLWTYQAIAHGADAIIYFRWRTARYGTEQYWHGVLDHDARPRRRYREIQSIGAELKRIGDELLGADCRSQVAMVLSYDTRWAFEIQPNHAEFSYPALFTSYYSALHRRNIGVDIVPPTADFSRYRLVIAPALYVLSEDTATNLRRYVENGGLLLTTARTGVKDEANAVVNMPLPGLLAEVCGVEVDEYDTLPGDVSVPLTWELPDLASSALEAHARLWCDVLAPNTARAVARYGDQYYAGRAAITLNRFGRGQAVYVGTMGNAALHDALVGWLVQMAGISPVLSTAEGVEAAERWKDGKRLLFLLNHGDQSREVSLPRPMRDLLSGQTVQGQAILAAKGVMILTEA, encoded by the coding sequence ATGTTTCGCTTCGGCGTGGATTATTATCCTGAGCAATGGCCGCGCGAGCGCTGGCCGATAGACGCAAAGCTGATGCAGGACGCTGGCATCAACACCGTGCGTCTGGCGGAGTTTGCCTGGGCTTACCTGGAGCCGCGGCCGGATCATTTCGACTTTGGCTGGCTGGATGAAGTCCTCGAGATCCTATATCGCCACGGCATCCAGGCTGTACTGGGCACGCCCACTGCCTCACCGCCCCCCTGGGTGATGGCGATGTATCCGGACGCCTATCGCGTCTTGGAATCGGGACAACGCCAGACGTATGGCAACCGCCGGGAGTACTGCCCTACCCATCCGGGCTATCGGGAGCGCGGCCGCATCATCACTCAAGCGATGGCTGAGCATTACGCCGATCATCCAGCGGTCATCGGCTGGCAGATTGACAACGAGTTCGGCGACCGCTGCTATTGCCCTATCTGCCGTGTGAGCTTCCAGAGCTGGCTGCAGCGAAAGTACGGCAGCCTGGATGCCCTGAACGCGGCCTGGGGCACTATCTTCTGGAGTCACGTTTACACCGAATGGTCGCAAATCCCCGTGCCGCTTACTACTGGGGGCGTTCCCAATCCCGGCTTGGCCCTCGATTATGCCCGGTTCATGTCCGACGCCTATGTCCGTTTTCAACAAGAGCAGGTGGACATCCTGCGCCGGACATGTCCCACTCACTTTATCACCCACAACTTCATGGGTTTCGGCTACGACCGCCTCAATTATTTCGACCTGGCCCGCGCGCTGGATTTCGTGTCCTGGGACAACTATCCCCGTATGCAATGGAACATGGCCATGAAAGTGGATCCGGCTCCCTTAGCCCTTAGCCATGACACCATGCGCGGTTTGAAGGGCAAGAACTTCTGGATGATGGAGGAGGAGTCAGGGTCTGGCGGTTGGCAACTGGTGGCGATGACGCCGCGGCCTGGCGAGATCCGCCTATGGACCTATCAGGCCATCGCGCATGGCGCGGATGCTATCATCTACTTCCGCTGGCGGACGGCCCGCTACGGTACTGAGCAATACTGGCACGGCGTGCTCGATCATGACGCCCGCCCGCGCCGCCGTTATCGGGAGATCCAAAGCATCGGCGCAGAGCTGAAGCGGATCGGCGATGAGCTCTTAGGGGCGGACTGCCGATCACAGGTGGCAATGGTGCTCTCCTACGATACGCGCTGGGCCTTCGAGATTCAGCCCAACCATGCCGAGTTCAGCTATCCGGCGCTCTTCACCAGTTACTATTCGGCCCTACATCGTCGAAATATCGGCGTGGATATCGTGCCCCCCACAGCCGACTTCAGCCGCTATCGGTTGGTGATTGCACCTGCGCTATACGTGCTAAGCGAGGACACGGCTACCAACCTGCGCCGCTACGTGGAGAACGGTGGCCTTCTGCTCACCACCGCTCGCACCGGCGTCAAAGACGAGGCGAACGCAGTGGTGAACATGCCATTACCCGGCCTGCTGGCTGAGGTCTGCGGCGTGGAGGTGGACGAATATGATACGCTGCCGGGCGACGTGAGCGTTCCTTTGACCTGGGAACTGCCCGACCTCGCGTCCAGTGCACTGGAGGCCCACGCACGCCTATGGTGCGATGTGTTGGCCCCCAACACAGCGCGGGCAGTGGCGCGCTACGGCGATCAGTACTACGCTGGTCGCGCTGCGATCACGCTGAACCGCTTCGGCCGAGGGCAGGCTGTGTACGTAGGTACCATGGGCAATGCAGCCCTGCACGATGCGCTGGTGGGATGGCTGGTACAGATGGCGGGCATTTCCCCGGTGCTCAGCACGGCTGAAGGCGTTGAAGCCGCAGAGCGGTGGAAGGATGGCAAGCGCCTGCTATTCCTGCTCAACCATGGCGATCAGAGCCGTGAGGTCTCGCTACCGCGACCGATGCGGGATCTGTTGAGCGGCCAAACCGTGCAAGGACAGGCCATTCTGGCAGCCAAGGGAGTTATGATCCTGACAGAGGCATAA
- a CDS encoding alcohol dehydrogenase catalytic domain-containing protein: MAIQEAVEIAPDKLGDDGQMWAARLYGARDMRVERVPLPREPGPGEVLLRVTVTTICGSDLHTYIDGRIGDTLVQSPLILGHEFAGVITAVGPDARDGFDEPLWPGQRVAVDPAMPCRRCEFCEKGHPNLCRRMHFCGLWPDDGSLCEYMIMPSRSCFPVPDRISDIEAALLEPLGVSMHAVDLAKLRVGESVAILGAGPIGLMILEIARLSGADPIFVTEPLPWRAELARRYGATEVINPAQVDPVQTILNLTQGRGVDVVFEAAWAAETVAQSAEMACLGGRVILVGIPSKDELVMRASAARRKGLTIKMSRRMKHVYPRAIRLAEQGRVNLMGMVTHRFPLRQAPEGFALNAEYRDQVVKVVIEIS, encoded by the coding sequence ATGGCGATCCAAGAGGCTGTCGAGATAGCTCCAGACAAACTCGGGGATGACGGCCAGATGTGGGCAGCCCGTCTTTACGGCGCTCGCGACATGCGGGTCGAGCGCGTGCCGTTGCCACGGGAACCGGGGCCAGGAGAAGTGCTGCTGCGGGTCACGGTGACCACCATCTGCGGCTCGGACTTACACACCTATATCGACGGCCGCATCGGGGATACCCTTGTGCAGTCTCCACTCATCTTGGGACATGAGTTCGCCGGCGTGATCACAGCGGTAGGTCCAGACGCCCGTGATGGCTTTGACGAGCCCTTGTGGCCTGGTCAGCGAGTAGCTGTGGACCCAGCTATGCCATGCAGGCGATGCGAGTTTTGCGAGAAAGGACATCCCAATCTATGTCGGCGTATGCATTTCTGCGGGCTGTGGCCGGACGACGGATCGCTGTGTGAATACATGATCATGCCTAGCCGCTCTTGTTTCCCGGTCCCCGATCGTATCAGTGACATTGAGGCAGCTCTGCTGGAGCCGTTAGGTGTTAGCATGCATGCAGTGGACCTGGCCAAGCTGCGCGTAGGCGAGAGCGTGGCGATCCTGGGAGCTGGCCCCATCGGCCTGATGATCCTGGAGATAGCGCGGCTTTCCGGCGCAGACCCTATCTTTGTGACGGAGCCGTTGCCGTGGCGAGCGGAGCTAGCTCGCCGTTATGGGGCTACCGAGGTAATCAACCCGGCCCAGGTGGATCCGGTTCAGACGATTTTGAACCTGACCCAGGGACGCGGGGTAGATGTGGTCTTCGAGGCGGCTTGGGCTGCGGAGACGGTGGCGCAGTCGGCGGAGATGGCCTGCCTGGGCGGGCGCGTGATCTTGGTGGGCATCCCCAGCAAGGACGAACTTGTCATGCGCGCCTCGGCCGCGCGACGCAAAGGTCTGACCATCAAGATGTCTCGCCGCATGAAGCATGTCTATCCACGGGCAATCCGGCTGGCTGAGCAGGGCCGCGTCAATCTAATGGGAATGGTCACCCATCGCTTTCCGTTAAGGCAAGCGCCGGAGGGCTTTGCGCTCAACGCCGAATACCGCGATCAAGTGGTCAAGGTGGTCATCGAGATCAGCTAA
- a CDS encoding substrate-binding domain-containing protein, producing MLRKHFGMFHLVALLALVLSACAVPVTPQPAAPAPEQPTPAKEEAAPAEKKLTIALSLPDMAFPFFVFMEAQVKDEAARLGNIEIVTLDGQNQVPKQTADMEAVIAKKYDGVLISPITAEGMAPAVQAVVDAGIPVVTIDRTVYNVNTLAHVGADNVLGGEEQGKALLRLFPNGATIFELTGEPGSSPAIDRSKGLHNIIDKHPEIKVACQQTARFRRELGLSVTESCLGATPNPDAIVTANDEMAFGAIEALKARNLVGKVIVIGYDALPEALVMVRDGQLYGTIDQFPGEQSRTALRTLVDFLRKGTKPEKHDIFITPKLITKDNLNEAERIAEISQ from the coding sequence ATGTTGCGCAAACACTTTGGAATGTTCCACTTGGTAGCCCTGTTGGCTCTGGTCCTGAGCGCCTGTGCGGTGCCGGTCACTCCGCAACCAGCCGCGCCCGCCCCCGAGCAGCCGACACCAGCCAAAGAGGAAGCTGCGCCCGCCGAGAAAAAGTTGACCATCGCCCTGTCGCTGCCGGATATGGCCTTCCCGTTCTTCGTCTTCATGGAGGCCCAGGTGAAGGATGAGGCGGCCAGGTTGGGCAACATTGAGATCGTCACCCTGGATGGGCAGAACCAGGTTCCCAAGCAGACAGCAGACATGGAGGCCGTGATCGCCAAGAAGTATGATGGTGTGCTGATCAGCCCAATCACGGCAGAGGGGATGGCTCCTGCCGTACAAGCGGTGGTGGACGCCGGCATCCCAGTCGTCACCATTGACCGCACCGTCTACAACGTAAACACGCTGGCCCATGTCGGCGCGGACAACGTCTTGGGCGGCGAGGAACAGGGCAAAGCGTTACTCCGGCTCTTCCCAAACGGGGCGACCATCTTCGAGCTGACGGGGGAGCCAGGCAGCTCGCCGGCGATTGACCGGTCCAAGGGACTGCACAACATCATTGACAAACACCCCGAGATCAAGGTAGCCTGTCAACAGACCGCTCGCTTCCGCCGTGAGCTGGGGCTGAGCGTGACCGAGAGCTGTCTAGGGGCCACGCCCAATCCGGACGCGATCGTCACGGCTAACGATGAGATGGCCTTCGGCGCGATCGAGGCGCTAAAGGCGCGCAACCTGGTCGGCAAGGTGATCGTCATCGGCTATGACGCGCTGCCTGAGGCCCTGGTCATGGTTCGCGATGGCCAACTCTACGGTACGATTGATCAGTTCCCTGGCGAGCAATCGCGGACGGCCCTGCGCACACTGGTGGACTTCCTGCGTAAGGGAACCAAGCCGGAGAAGCACGACATCTTCATCACGCCCAAGCTCATCACCAAGGACAACCTGAACGAGGCTGAACGCATTGCGGAGATCAGCCAGTAA
- a CDS encoding TIM barrel protein — protein sequence MPRFSVCMPALFPRVPLEESLHTIKELGFDAWETWGLDLQQVEAIRKLNEKLGLTLAQFVGHTSLSDGLNKAENHKRIAEELTQTIRAAKALGCPGLICFSGNTLAGVSEEQQIETIVAGLRLVAPMAEDAGVNLNLELLNSKVDHAGYFNDTSRIGLEIVRRVGSPRVKLLYDIYHMQIMEGNLIATITQNIAHIGHFHAAGVPGRHDMDDTQEINYHAVFRAIDRAGYELFVGLEYWPTGDVIESLRSFRKMYS from the coding sequence ATGCCACGGTTTTCCGTCTGCATGCCGGCGCTGTTTCCGCGGGTCCCGCTGGAGGAGAGCCTGCACACGATCAAGGAGCTAGGCTTTGATGCCTGGGAGACGTGGGGGCTGGACCTCCAACAGGTCGAGGCGATTCGAAAACTCAACGAGAAGCTGGGGCTGACCCTAGCCCAGTTCGTAGGGCATACCTCCCTATCAGATGGACTGAATAAGGCTGAGAACCATAAGCGCATCGCTGAGGAGCTGACGCAGACGATCCGGGCTGCCAAGGCGCTGGGCTGTCCGGGGCTGATCTGTTTCTCCGGGAACACCCTGGCGGGGGTGTCAGAGGAGCAGCAGATCGAGACCATCGTCGCCGGCCTGCGCTTGGTGGCGCCCATGGCTGAAGACGCCGGCGTTAATCTGAACCTCGAGCTGCTGAACAGCAAAGTGGACCATGCTGGCTACTTTAACGACACCTCGCGCATTGGCCTGGAGATCGTGCGGCGGGTGGGATCACCGCGGGTGAAGCTGCTGTATGACATCTATCACATGCAGATCATGGAAGGCAACCTGATCGCGACGATCACGCAAAATATCGCCCATATTGGCCATTTTCATGCAGCGGGAGTACCGGGACGGCATGATATGGACGATACCCAGGAGATCAACTATCACGCTGTCTTCCGGGCGATTGACCGCGCCGGGTACGAGCTGTTTGTCGGCTTAGAGTATTGGCCCACAGGCGACGTAATAGAGAGCCTGCGAAGCTTTCGCAAGATGTACAGTTGA
- the araB gene encoding ribulokinase, which produces MSTRKYVIGIDFGTESGRALLVDVADGREIASHVHPYANGVIDEKLPGTDIRLEPDWALQDPNDYLEVFKRAVPAVLKESGVDPEDVIGLGIDFTACTMLPTKADGTPLCFLPEYRNRPHAWVKLWKHHAAQPEANKLNEIARELGYKFLDRYGGKISSEWFFPKAWQILNEDPEIYEAADRLIEAADWVVWQLTGVEKRNLCTAGYKAIWSKREGFPPNEFFKALDPRMEHIVDEKMSRTIYPLGARAGGLTPQAAEWTGLKPGTAVAIANVDAHVSVPAATVVEPGRMVIIMGTSNCHMVLGTEEHIVPGMCGYVEDGIIPGYFGYEAGQSCVGDHFAWFVENCVPAAYEAEARARGLNLHQLLEEKAARLQPGESGLVALDWWNGNRSVLVDVDLTGVLVGATLATKPEEIYRALIEATAYGTRVIIETFETHGVPVNEIVATGGLPDRNKLLMQIYADVTGRPINIAGTSQAGALGSAMHAAVAAGKELGGYESIVEAAKHMARLRDESYRPILEHQKIYDRLYAEYLTLHDYFGRGANDVMKRLKALRAEILAGH; this is translated from the coding sequence ATGAGCACACGCAAATATGTCATCGGCATTGACTTCGGCACTGAGTCGGGGCGGGCGCTTTTGGTGGACGTTGCCGACGGCCGCGAGATCGCGTCGCATGTCCACCCTTATGCTAACGGTGTGATTGACGAGAAGCTCCCGGGGACCGATATCCGCTTGGAGCCCGACTGGGCCCTCCAGGACCCCAACGATTACCTGGAGGTGTTCAAGCGAGCGGTGCCGGCCGTGTTGAAGGAGAGCGGCGTTGATCCAGAGGACGTCATCGGGCTGGGCATTGACTTCACAGCCTGTACCATGCTGCCAACCAAGGCCGACGGGACTCCCCTTTGCTTCCTACCAGAATACCGCAACCGTCCCCATGCCTGGGTAAAGCTATGGAAACATCACGCGGCCCAGCCCGAGGCCAACAAGCTCAACGAGATCGCTCGCGAGCTTGGGTACAAGTTTCTAGACCGCTATGGCGGCAAGATCAGCTCTGAGTGGTTCTTCCCCAAGGCCTGGCAGATCCTCAACGAGGACCCAGAGATCTACGAGGCCGCGGATCGGCTAATCGAGGCAGCCGATTGGGTGGTTTGGCAGCTCACCGGCGTCGAAAAGCGCAATCTCTGCACCGCAGGCTACAAGGCCATCTGGTCCAAACGAGAGGGGTTCCCGCCCAATGAATTCTTCAAGGCCCTAGACCCTCGGATGGAGCACATCGTGGACGAGAAGATGTCGCGCACCATCTATCCGCTGGGCGCCAGGGCGGGGGGGCTGACGCCACAGGCCGCGGAGTGGACTGGGCTAAAGCCGGGCACGGCAGTAGCCATCGCCAACGTGGATGCCCACGTCTCCGTCCCCGCAGCGACAGTGGTGGAGCCGGGGCGCATGGTCATCATCATGGGCACGTCCAACTGTCACATGGTGTTAGGCACTGAGGAGCATATCGTCCCTGGCATGTGTGGCTATGTGGAAGATGGTATCATCCCCGGCTATTTCGGTTATGAGGCGGGGCAGTCCTGCGTGGGTGATCACTTCGCCTGGTTTGTGGAGAACTGTGTGCCTGCAGCGTATGAAGCCGAGGCGAGGGCGCGCGGCCTGAACTTACATCAGCTTTTAGAGGAGAAGGCAGCCCGATTGCAACCCGGTGAGAGCGGCTTGGTAGCGCTAGACTGGTGGAACGGCAACCGCAGTGTGCTGGTGGACGTGGACCTGACAGGCGTCCTAGTGGGCGCAACGCTGGCCACCAAGCCGGAGGAGATCTACCGGGCGCTGATCGAGGCCACCGCCTATGGCACGCGTGTAATCATCGAGACGTTCGAGACCCATGGTGTTCCGGTGAACGAGATCGTGGCAACAGGTGGGCTGCCGGACCGCAACAAGCTGCTGATGCAAATCTACGCCGACGTCACTGGGCGACCCATCAACATCGCGGGCACCAGCCAGGCCGGCGCGCTGGGGTCGGCCATGCACGCTGCAGTAGCCGCGGGCAAGGAACTAGGCGGTTATGAATCCATCGTTGAGGCAGCCAAGCACATGGCGCGTCTGCGGGATGAGTCCTATCGCCCCATCCTGGAACATCAAAAGATCTATGATCGGCTCTATGCAGAGTATCTGACCCTACATGACTACTTCGGGCGCGGTGCCAATGACGTCATGAAGCGTTTGAAAGCGCTGAGGGCGGAGATCCTGGCAGGACATTAA
- a CDS encoding Gfo/Idh/MocA family oxidoreductase: protein MTIHVGMIGAGVIGRTHLKALKAIEEAKVVAVCDVVPGKAEEALAEVGLNGVACYQDHREMLAREKLDAVFIMLPPYAHGPEWDVIEAGCALFVEKPVHLHLAEAEAIRDAIARKGLISCAAYMTRYRRSVQRVRELLAEVEQPTLLTGGWFGSAYFVPWWINKEMSGGQHLEQTTHTFDIARYLFGEVDTLYASFSKGAIKAEGYTIEDASSVNLWFKNGAIGNIMSCCVLTTDGGGIHLSVYTNKFVAHFNGWDMSVDIYTGKKGTGKVEHIEGEPNIFEIEDRAFIRAVAEHQQDLILSSYADGVETLRLSVEASNSMKTGMPVRLSR, encoded by the coding sequence ATGACCATCCATGTAGGCATGATCGGAGCTGGTGTGATCGGGCGAACCCACCTAAAGGCGCTCAAGGCCATCGAGGAGGCTAAGGTGGTCGCTGTGTGCGATGTGGTCCCCGGCAAAGCTGAGGAAGCGTTGGCCGAGGTGGGGTTAAACGGCGTCGCGTGTTATCAGGATCACCGGGAAATGCTCGCCCGAGAGAAGCTGGACGCTGTGTTCATAATGCTACCTCCGTACGCGCACGGGCCGGAGTGGGACGTCATCGAGGCCGGTTGCGCCCTCTTCGTGGAGAAGCCTGTCCATTTGCATTTGGCCGAGGCGGAGGCGATCCGCGACGCAATCGCCCGCAAGGGATTGATCAGTTGTGCCGCCTATATGACGCGCTACCGCCGGAGCGTGCAACGAGTGCGGGAGCTGCTGGCCGAGGTGGAGCAGCCCACGCTGCTGACTGGGGGCTGGTTCGGCAGCGCCTATTTCGTACCCTGGTGGATCAACAAGGAGATGAGCGGCGGACAGCATTTGGAACAGACCACCCACACCTTCGACATCGCCCGCTACCTTTTCGGCGAGGTAGACACCCTTTACGCCAGTTTCTCTAAAGGGGCGATAAAGGCCGAGGGGTATACTATCGAGGACGCTTCCAGCGTCAACCTGTGGTTTAAAAATGGCGCGATTGGCAACATTATGAGCTGCTGCGTCCTTACCACCGACGGCGGAGGCATTCATCTCTCGGTATACACCAACAAGTTCGTCGCCCACTTCAACGGGTGGGATATGAGCGTAGACATCTATACGGGCAAAAAAGGCACAGGCAAGGTAGAGCACATTGAGGGGGAGCCGAACATCTTCGAGATCGAGGATCGCGCCTTCATTCGCGCCGTCGCCGAGCATCAGCAGGACTTGATCCTGTCTAGTTATGCCGATGGCGTGGAGACGCTGCGATTGTCCGTAGAGGCATCCAACAGCATGAAGACAGGGATGCCCGTTCGGCTGAGCCGCTAG
- a CDS encoding N(4)-(beta-N-acetylglucosaminyl)-L-asparaginase has protein sequence MRVIVANSEGGVGMAAAVEAMQQGRPALDVVELGIRPVEIDPRVHSVGVGGWPNLLGQVELDASIMDGRTLRAGAVGALRGFLHPISVARQVMERLPHVFLVGEGAARFAAECGAETGETLTEEARTKWEAWLRQHIPSEVWSQWPNIPLTPWVQLTTDPEKIRGTTVFLARDDDGNIAAGVSTSGWAFKYPGRLGDSPVIGAGNYADNRYGAAACTGMGEMTIRAGTAHAVVFYMKMGLSVVEACHKAVQDLRALAQAHRGQVTIHAIDAHGNPYVVTTGDADEVCFWIWMDGMEKPECRPAVVEPL, from the coding sequence ATGCGCGTCATCGTGGCTAACTCAGAAGGGGGCGTAGGGATGGCCGCAGCGGTCGAAGCGATGCAACAGGGCCGCCCGGCGTTGGATGTAGTCGAGCTCGGCATCCGTCCTGTGGAGATAGACCCGCGCGTGCATAGCGTAGGTGTAGGAGGATGGCCCAATCTGCTTGGCCAAGTTGAGCTGGATGCCAGCATTATGGATGGCCGTACCCTGCGAGCTGGCGCGGTAGGAGCCTTACGTGGCTTTCTCCACCCTATTTCTGTCGCCCGTCAGGTGATGGAACGCCTCCCTCATGTGTTCCTAGTAGGCGAGGGGGCCGCGAGATTTGCGGCAGAATGTGGGGCAGAGACCGGAGAAACACTGACGGAAGAGGCGCGTACGAAGTGGGAAGCCTGGCTGCGCCAGCATATCCCGTCTGAGGTGTGGTCTCAATGGCCAAACATACCCCTCACGCCTTGGGTTCAGCTCACAACAGATCCGGAGAAGATCAGAGGCACTACCGTCTTCCTAGCACGAGATGACGACGGGAATATTGCGGCGGGCGTGAGCACGTCGGGATGGGCATTCAAGTACCCGGGCCGCTTGGGCGATTCACCCGTGATCGGCGCGGGCAACTACGCGGATAATCGCTACGGCGCGGCGGCCTGCACCGGTATGGGCGAGATGACGATCCGGGCAGGCACCGCGCATGCCGTGGTGTTTTATATGAAAATGGGCCTGAGTGTGGTGGAGGCCTGTCATAAGGCCGTTCAAGATCTTCGCGCTCTGGCGCAAGCTCATCGCGGCCAGGTGACCATTCATGCCATAGACGCGCACGGAAATCCATACGTGGTGACTACCGGAGATGCAGATGAAGTCTGCTTTTGGATTTGGATGGACGGGATGGAAAAGCCGGAATGCCGGCCAGCCGTAGTCGAGCCCTTGTAA
- a CDS encoding sugar phosphate isomerase/epimerase, whose protein sequence is MQRDIKFYVNSWIFGRVPLAEAIHRTAAIGFDGVELKGEPREFNATEVAHMIKDAGLEVLSICGMFPGPGPDDLRLFSHPDAQERQKALDYVKACVDLAKEVGARSVLVTPNMVGRTRPFVSREADLDAAVEPMRKAAEYAGSMDILLTIEPINRYEVCLVNSIAEAIALARRIDHPACRVMGDTFHMQIEEGDGIPNAIRRAGHYWLQHLHAADNTREAPGMGTLPWREILRALHDIEFEGGISLEPLPKGASPYDVLSGNIPSEKLDAELRFGLNHLREMQRIVRMYV, encoded by the coding sequence ATGCAGCGCGATATTAAGTTCTATGTCAACTCGTGGATCTTCGGCCGCGTCCCCTTGGCCGAAGCAATCCACCGTACTGCAGCGATCGGCTTTGATGGCGTTGAGCTGAAGGGCGAGCCGAGAGAATTTAACGCCACTGAAGTCGCCCACATGATCAAAGATGCCGGCCTGGAAGTGCTCTCTATCTGCGGCATGTTCCCAGGCCCAGGCCCGGATGACCTGCGCCTGTTCTCGCACCCGGACGCGCAGGAGCGGCAGAAAGCGCTCGATTACGTCAAGGCGTGCGTGGACCTAGCCAAAGAGGTAGGCGCCCGCAGCGTGTTGGTCACTCCCAACATGGTGGGGCGGACGAGGCCGTTCGTCTCGCGTGAGGCGGACCTGGATGCGGCAGTCGAGCCTATGCGCAAGGCGGCCGAGTATGCCGGCTCGATGGATATCCTGCTCACCATTGAGCCGATTAACCGCTATGAGGTCTGCTTGGTGAATAGCATCGCCGAGGCCATCGCCCTCGCTCGGCGCATTGATCACCCAGCATGTCGGGTGATGGGAGATACATTCCACATGCAGATCGAGGAGGGAGATGGCATTCCCAACGCGATCCGTCGCGCAGGCCATTACTGGCTTCAGCATCTCCACGCGGCAGACAACACCCGTGAGGCGCCCGGGATGGGCACTCTGCCGTGGCGGGAGATCCTGCGAGCGCTGCACGACATCGAATTCGAGGGCGGCATATCGCTAGAGCCGCTGCCCAAGGGGGCATCGCCCTATGACGTCCTCAGCGGCAACATCCCATCTGAAAAGCTCGACGCGGAGCTGCGCTTCGGGCTAAACCACCTGCGTGAAATGCAGCGGATCGTTCGGATGTATGTATAG